One Luteibacter aegosomaticola genomic window carries:
- a CDS encoding transposase, whose translation MKTEAVRRVREARETVAAVARDLSVKAGSLYIWLRKADILDQP comes from the coding sequence GTGAAGACCGAAGCCGTCCGGCGGGTACGCGAGGCCCGCGAAACGGTCGCCGCCGTTGCACGGGATCTGTCTGTCAAGGCCGGCAGCCTTTACATCTGGTTGCGCAAAGCCGACATTCTGGACCAGCCATAA
- a CDS encoding TolC family protein, protein MIDLAQRINPETRQAWDEARAAAAGAGLARSAYLPQLAVEALAGAQRTPLPAPATVVPKGYFVSDTREFIPSLTVKWLLFDFGRRDAARDRADATLFVANAAFTGAHQTLVFTITRDYYAVRAAQGKERAAQKGLETATVEQKAVAARRTHELATVVEVARAERQVAQARLALVRTGAARTVALSALLADIGLPSDTALTLAPDDMATLPLPPASDVARYVDAALARRPDLLAAQGKLAAAEAGVRAAKADDRPTVSLLGQAFLNDGRLRSDGGPWSSVHRPGGALIVQFSWPLYDGGLRRSSRLAAEAVRDAAQDSLKAIRRKAEKQVTTAFHTLETALAEVEAAHAVSLAATVSHDAALSAYRHGLATFDELSAEGNALAAAEADEEDARADAFASAAGLALATGEAGPGPGAP, encoded by the coding sequence TTGATCGACCTGGCCCAGCGCATCAACCCGGAGACACGCCAGGCGTGGGACGAGGCAAGGGCTGCTGCCGCTGGCGCCGGCCTTGCTCGCAGCGCCTACCTTCCGCAGCTTGCCGTCGAGGCGCTAGCAGGCGCGCAGCGTACCCCGCTGCCGGCCCCTGCCACCGTCGTTCCCAAGGGCTATTTCGTATCCGACACGCGGGAATTCATCCCTTCGCTGACAGTCAAGTGGCTGCTGTTCGATTTCGGGCGCCGCGATGCGGCCCGCGACCGCGCGGATGCAACCCTCTTCGTCGCCAATGCAGCTTTCACCGGCGCGCACCAGACACTCGTGTTCACCATCACCCGCGACTACTACGCGGTGCGCGCAGCGCAGGGCAAGGAACGGGCAGCGCAAAAGGGGCTGGAAACGGCAACCGTCGAACAGAAGGCGGTCGCGGCACGGCGAACGCACGAGCTGGCCACCGTGGTAGAGGTGGCCCGAGCTGAGCGGCAGGTGGCACAAGCCCGCCTCGCGTTGGTCAGGACAGGCGCGGCCAGAACGGTCGCGCTATCCGCGCTCCTCGCCGACATCGGCTTGCCGTCGGACACGGCGCTTACCCTGGCGCCGGACGACATGGCGACCCTTCCGCTGCCGCCCGCCTCGGACGTGGCCCGGTACGTCGATGCGGCCCTCGCGCGGCGGCCCGATCTGCTGGCAGCCCAGGGGAAGCTGGCGGCCGCCGAAGCGGGCGTGCGCGCTGCCAAAGCCGACGACCGTCCGACCGTCTCGTTGCTTGGCCAGGCCTTCCTCAACGATGGGCGGTTGCGCTCGGATGGTGGCCCCTGGTCGTCCGTACATCGCCCCGGCGGCGCGCTCATCGTCCAGTTCAGCTGGCCGCTTTACGACGGTGGGCTGCGCCGTTCGTCACGTCTTGCCGCTGAGGCGGTCCGGGATGCCGCACAGGACAGCCTGAAGGCCATCAGGCGGAAGGCCGAGAAGCAGGTCACAACCGCCTTCCATACGCTGGAGACAGCGCTTGCCGAAGTCGAAGCGGCGCACGCGGTGAGCCTGGCGGCGACGGTGTCGCACGACGCGGCGCTCAGCGCGTACCGCCATGGACTTGCCACCTTCGACGAGCTTTCGGCAGAAGGGAACGCGCTGGCCGCGGCAGAGGCGGACGAGGAAGACGCGCGCGCCGACGCATTCGCTTCAGCGGCCGGACTGGCCCTCGCTACCGGGGAAGCGGGTCCTGGTCCGGGTGCCCCGTGA
- a CDS encoding helix-turn-helix domain-containing protein yields MSQLTPNPPKARTALSIDAILHARPQLPVATSRGRGWAGVTLDVHRSYSNVAESYAPLDHHMVHLCTSGASRLTQIRGGLVDTRTIRAGHTLIMPAGYSSSWEGDAAPSARLRIPTSLIAEAAEQLGEAAPVRVEVVNVFDTFDPTVGRLAQAFVAELDLAPHPCQRLIVDALSSALAAHLLRRYNVFRPVERQRTRGLGRAEVARLTDYIEDNLHRPIGLAELAAIVGVSRFHFCRVFKQTMGITAFAFLEACRIRRARQLMVETALSLADIALLAGFADQSHFTRRFAFHAGITPGAFAREYGPPRSRVRSS; encoded by the coding sequence ATGTCCCAGCTGACCCCGAATCCGCCAAAGGCCCGGACCGCGCTTTCCATTGACGCGATCCTGCATGCCCGGCCTCAACTCCCCGTCGCCACGAGCAGGGGCCGGGGCTGGGCTGGCGTAACCCTGGACGTCCACCGCAGCTATTCGAATGTGGCCGAGTCTTACGCCCCGCTTGATCACCACATGGTGCATCTCTGCACGTCGGGTGCGTCACGCCTTACCCAGATCCGGGGCGGCCTGGTCGACACACGCACCATTCGCGCCGGCCACACACTCATCATGCCGGCGGGTTACTCGTCATCCTGGGAGGGGGACGCTGCCCCTTCGGCGCGACTGCGCATCCCGACGTCCCTGATTGCCGAAGCGGCCGAACAGCTCGGTGAAGCGGCACCCGTGCGGGTGGAGGTGGTCAATGTGTTTGACACATTCGACCCGACCGTCGGCCGCCTGGCCCAGGCTTTTGTCGCAGAACTCGATCTCGCGCCCCACCCCTGCCAGCGTCTCATCGTCGATGCCCTCTCGAGTGCCCTGGCGGCGCACCTCCTGCGACGGTACAACGTCTTCCGGCCAGTCGAACGACAACGCACCCGGGGACTCGGCCGTGCCGAGGTGGCCCGGCTCACCGACTACATCGAGGACAACCTGCACCGTCCCATCGGGCTCGCCGAATTGGCCGCGATCGTCGGCGTAAGCCGCTTTCATTTTTGCCGCGTCTTCAAGCAGACGATGGGCATCACGGCGTTTGCGTTCCTTGAGGCGTGCCGCATCCGCCGCGCCCGTCAGTTGATGGTCGAGACAGCGCTGTCGCTGGCTGATATTGCGCTCCTCGCCGGGTTTGCTGACCAGAGCCATTTTACGCGGCGGTTTGCCTTCCATGCAGGGATCACGCCTGGTGCCTTTGCGCGAGAATACGGACCGCCCCGCTCACGCGTGCGCTCATCCTGA
- a CDS encoding helix-turn-helix transcriptional regulator, with protein MQQSLMDVRPKSSSRLSGIHGKVVIDYIEQHLGERVDMAAVAGLLNISVGHFYRSFKATFGERPGQYITRRRMAYAQYLMVTTDMPLADVALACGMSDQSHFSNVFKRVVGRPPKRWRCERDGTRPVLASAR; from the coding sequence ATGCAGCAGTCGTTGATGGATGTGCGGCCAAAATCGTCGTCCCGCCTGTCGGGCATACACGGGAAGGTGGTGATTGATTACATCGAGCAGCACCTGGGCGAACGCGTTGACATGGCCGCCGTGGCTGGCCTGCTGAACATTTCGGTCGGGCATTTCTACCGCAGCTTCAAGGCAACGTTCGGCGAACGGCCGGGGCAATACATCACGCGCCGGCGCATGGCCTACGCGCAATACCTGATGGTCACCACGGACATGCCGCTTGCCGACGTGGCGCTGGCATGCGGAATGTCGGACCAGTCGCATTTTTCCAACGTGTTCAAGAGGGTGGTTGGGCGACCGCCAAAGCGTTGGCGTTGCGAGCGAGATGGCACGCGACCGGTCCTCGCGTCCGCGCGATAA